A genome region from Rhodanobacter thiooxydans includes the following:
- the tnpA gene encoding IS200/IS605 family transposase, giving the protein MDEYKSLNHTPWECLYHVVFIPKCRRRTLYVELRKYLGEVFRRLAEQKESRVEEGHLMSDHVHMMLSIPPKYAVSEVEGYIKGKSAIHLARVYAERKRNFVGQSFWARGYFVSTVGRDEQVIRAYIRNQEEEDRRLEQLQLLR; this is encoded by the coding sequence ATGGACGAGTACAAGAGCTTAAACCACACGCCATGGGAATGCCTGTACCACGTGGTGTTCATCCCGAAGTGTCGACGTCGCACGTTGTACGTCGAGCTTCGAAAGTATCTGGGAGAGGTGTTCCGCCGGTTGGCGGAGCAGAAGGAGAGTCGGGTCGAAGAGGGACACCTGATGTCCGATCATGTGCATATGATGCTGAGTATTCCGCCGAAGTATGCGGTGTCGGAGGTGGAGGGTTACATCAAAGGGAAGAGTGCTATCCACTTGGCGCGAGTGTATGCAGAGCGCAAGCGAAATTTTGTAGGGCAGAGCTTCTGGGCGAGGGGCTACTTCGTCTCGACGGTGGGTCGGGATGAGCAAGTGATCCGGGCGTACATTCGCAATCAGGAGGAAGAGGATCGACGATTGGAGCAGTTGCAACTGCTTCGATAG